One Actinosynnema pretiosum DNA segment encodes these proteins:
- a CDS encoding endo alpha-1,4 polygalactosaminidase, producing MRLRTTERNLVAFVAALLATVAIAAPAADAASPSWRPVKADRWQYQLNPASSGAGTAGGITISPCGRPATGGPSCVKPTVYEIDLHGPDGRTPNAAAVQAVHGVGARAVCYVDAGTWERWRPDAAAYPASVKGADVDEWPGEKWLDVRDTAALLPIVEARVAQCARAGFDAVEFDNVDGWANSTGFPLTAAHQLRYNRSIAAVARKHGLAVGLKNDLDQVKDLVGNFDFAVNEQCGQFDECGLLKPFLDAGKPVVQIEYSDRGARTGGFCAQANAAGRSAVLKQLSLKATPWTPCR from the coding sequence ATGCGCCTGCGCACCACCGAGCGGAACCTCGTCGCCTTCGTGGCCGCCCTGCTCGCGACGGTCGCCATCGCGGCGCCCGCGGCCGACGCGGCCTCGCCGTCGTGGCGGCCGGTGAAGGCCGACCGGTGGCAGTACCAGCTCAACCCCGCCTCCAGCGGCGCGGGCACGGCAGGTGGCATCACGATCAGCCCGTGCGGCAGGCCCGCGACCGGTGGGCCGTCGTGCGTGAAGCCGACGGTGTACGAGATCGACCTGCACGGGCCGGACGGGCGGACGCCGAACGCCGCCGCCGTGCAGGCCGTCCACGGGGTCGGCGCCCGCGCGGTCTGCTACGTCGACGCGGGCACCTGGGAGCGGTGGCGGCCGGACGCCGCCGCCTACCCGGCCTCGGTCAAGGGCGCGGACGTGGACGAGTGGCCCGGCGAGAAGTGGCTGGACGTGCGCGACACCGCCGCGCTGCTGCCGATCGTGGAGGCGCGCGTCGCCCAGTGCGCGAGGGCCGGGTTCGACGCGGTCGAGTTCGACAATGTGGACGGCTGGGCCAACAGCACCGGCTTCCCGCTGACCGCCGCTCACCAGCTCAGGTACAACCGCTCGATCGCGGCCGTGGCGCGCAAGCACGGGCTCGCGGTCGGGCTGAAGAACGACCTGGACCAGGTCAAGGACCTCGTCGGGAACTTCGACTTCGCGGTGAACGAGCAGTGCGGGCAGTTCGACGAGTGCGGGCTGCTCAAGCCGTTCCTGGACGCGGGCAAGCCGGTCGTGCAGATCGAGTACTCCGACCGGGGCGCGCGCACGGGCGGGTTCTGCGCCCAGGCGAACGCGGCCGGGCGCAGCGCGGTCCTCAAGCAGCTCTCGCTCAAGGCCACCCCCTGGACGCCCTGCCGCTAG
- a CDS encoding DeoR/GlpR family DNA-binding transcription regulator yields MRQQDRFSLILDRLNHSGSVTVGELSGATGASAASVRRDLRSLEEQQLLKRTHGGAVSTEVIYELPQRYRAGRGQQQKRRIAEAAAALVDEDVRSVGLGGGTTTTELARLLAAGKPLKVVTNALNIASDLSVRPSIDLVVTGGGVRPDSYDLVGPIADRALAGISVDVVFLAAAGVDSVLGVSSCDEIGANTDHSLMATGRRVVVLADPEVVGRRAFARVAPVTAVSVVVTGAAADQEELARLRAVGVAVVIA; encoded by the coding sequence ATGCGGCAGCAGGATCGGTTTTCGCTCATTCTCGATCGGCTGAACCACAGCGGTTCGGTCACCGTGGGCGAGCTGTCCGGGGCGACCGGCGCGTCCGCCGCCTCGGTCCGGCGGGACCTGCGGTCGCTGGAGGAGCAGCAGCTGCTCAAGCGCACGCACGGCGGCGCGGTGTCCACCGAGGTGATCTACGAGCTGCCGCAGCGGTACCGGGCGGGGCGCGGGCAGCAGCAGAAGCGGCGGATCGCCGAGGCCGCGGCGGCGCTGGTGGACGAGGACGTGCGGTCGGTGGGGCTGGGCGGTGGCACGACCACGACCGAGCTGGCCAGGCTGCTCGCGGCGGGCAAGCCGCTCAAAGTGGTCACCAACGCGCTCAACATCGCGAGCGACCTGTCGGTGCGGCCGTCGATCGACCTGGTGGTGACCGGCGGCGGGGTGCGGCCGGACTCGTACGACCTGGTGGGGCCGATCGCGGACCGGGCGCTGGCGGGGATCAGCGTGGACGTGGTGTTCCTGGCGGCGGCGGGGGTGGACTCGGTGCTCGGGGTGAGCTCGTGCGACGAGATCGGGGCGAACACCGACCACAGCCTGATGGCGACCGGGCGGCGGGTGGTGGTGCTGGCCGACCCGGAGGTGGTGGGGCGGCGGGCGTTCGCGCGGGTGGCCCCGGTGACGGCGGTGTCCGTGGTGGTGACGGGGGCCGCGGCGGATCAGGAGGAGCTGGCGCGGTTGCGGGCGGTGGGGGTGGCGGTGGTGATCGCGTGA
- a CDS encoding cation:proton antiporter domain-containing protein gives MRAAPRASAPGRRRPRLGAPTAKENLLVGWTGMRGILTLAAASAVPEAAPGRDAVQATALLVTLGALLLQAPTIGPLARALRFDVRQAAAEPGPRH, from the coding sequence TTGCGGGCCGCTCCCCGCGCGAGCGCGCCCGGCCGCCGCCGCCCGCGCCTGGGCGCCCCGACCGCGAAGGAGAACCTGCTGGTCGGCTGGACCGGGATGCGCGGCATCCTGACCCTGGCGGCGGCCTCCGCCGTCCCGGAGGCGGCGCCGGGCAGGGACGCCGTCCAGGCCACCGCGCTCCTGGTCACCCTCGGCGCCCTCCTCCTCCAGGCCCCGACGATCGGCCCGCTCGCCCGCGCCCTCCGGTTCGACGTCCGCCAGGCCGCCGCCGAGCCGGGGCCCCGGCACTAG
- a CDS encoding AAA family ATPase, with translation MRITRLVLERYGAFADRAVDLGPGLTLVLGPNETGKSTALDALADLLWSIPQQSGRAFRYPRKELRVGARVLLDGVEHEVARTASGLVGFEGGGGGGEPWRGDGDDRARWLTSFGLSHEMLRLGGQDLFEAKGDLAALVFRARSGRSVHLLLDELTARADALYKQHRGSRSVVTRQALERYLEVEGEIAGAMADATQVRRAEEDVAALARRAETAAAELREAEAGHLGAAARVRVAETARRLAATRRRVAELHRAGPFLGVEGIAAWQGATERLEKLAGVAEDLAREVAETEGERDAVRVDEALLADAEPVGRLYRDHAARQDDAQRAEGEEAEAEAADARARVALAGLVEPVGSGAASGGAASGGRAAGRGTAGGARAGVGAADAERTGAEAADGARAGAEAADGARADAGTTDAEHADAGTTDAEHVDAEATDAEHVDARLAEAGYAGAELAGAELAGAELAGAELAGAGQVSAGQAGACQAQGDARSVAELLAGLWVGDDLAAELDVAAKALDDAEARVVERARDLEGVEEGVEPLDVPDDALADAVREVVAAVEGAGSAFTALRQARQDEADAERERVGLLAAIGLPPDALDGVGAVPSAEAVRVAGAGLVERRKALADAARLVDEGEKRVAALLAQLEDAATGDLPAPGAVDDARAERDALLARALGAWLAGAAPADDPELPVALERAVAGADRVADRVAAHREEAGRRAVLVADHRHESAGVERCRAAVAVAAEAERDAERAWTAVWAGVAAPLPQDGGAFRERLAGALDASGRARVARARAEALRPDVERQREYLAGVLADAGRPRPDADLESLLVAARALLDEHRQAQADLAVARERRAVRERAVQDLDRLRQVRDAAAGRWARLLDEAGLADVPPVRWQRRREVLERAREEHRRAEAHRSAASVLRRRCAEFADELARVAARHGAPAGAGAAEELAERLAEARDGAARVRGLDERVDRLARRVAEVGTERERLTALLDGLRAEHDDDLDAAAARGRELVELAEADREHRAVISAALPDVDVDDVVDEVAATDDDALALAARAAEARYDEAVSRHQEVRDRLAETRVGHQELLARPGAAELHARAGERLAEVADRVEDYLVVEVQRRLLRRELEAYERKHASPLLEAAGRLLERLTEGRYVALRTHQDRSAALAVVGADERERSPQELSEGTADQVFLALRLAGIASLQRERAARGLPVLPVVLDDVLMTFDDARAGAALRVMAGLAREWQVIVLSHHGHLRDVAASLGEGVSVATLSSAPELEVARSAEEVRDAVRQAAPVAVGAARAAAPRAANLAAVREWARANGRQVADRGRIPADVVEAYELAHR, from the coding sequence ATGCGGATCACCCGGCTGGTGCTGGAGCGGTACGGGGCGTTCGCCGACCGGGCGGTCGACCTCGGGCCGGGGTTGACGCTGGTGCTGGGGCCCAACGAGACGGGCAAGTCGACGGCGCTGGACGCGCTGGCCGACCTGCTGTGGTCGATCCCGCAGCAGTCCGGGCGGGCGTTCCGCTACCCCCGCAAGGAGCTGCGGGTGGGCGCGCGGGTGCTGCTGGACGGGGTCGAGCACGAGGTGGCGCGGACGGCGTCCGGGCTGGTCGGGTTCGAGGGCGGCGGTGGGGGTGGCGAGCCGTGGCGCGGGGACGGGGACGACCGGGCGCGGTGGCTGACCTCGTTCGGGTTGTCGCACGAGATGCTGCGGCTCGGCGGGCAGGACCTGTTCGAGGCCAAGGGCGACCTGGCGGCGCTGGTGTTCCGGGCGCGCAGCGGGCGGTCGGTGCACCTGCTGCTGGACGAGCTGACCGCGCGGGCGGACGCGCTGTACAAGCAGCACCGGGGCAGCCGGAGCGTGGTGACCCGGCAGGCGCTGGAGCGGTACCTGGAGGTCGAGGGCGAGATCGCGGGGGCGATGGCCGACGCGACGCAGGTGCGCAGGGCCGAGGAGGACGTCGCGGCGCTCGCGCGGCGGGCCGAGACGGCGGCGGCGGAGCTGCGGGAGGCCGAGGCCGGGCACCTGGGGGCGGCGGCGCGGGTGCGGGTCGCGGAGACGGCGCGGCGGTTGGCGGCGACCCGGCGGCGGGTCGCGGAGCTGCACCGGGCGGGGCCGTTCCTGGGGGTCGAGGGGATCGCGGCGTGGCAGGGGGCCACGGAGCGGTTGGAGAAGCTGGCCGGGGTCGCGGAGGACCTGGCACGGGAGGTCGCGGAGACCGAGGGCGAGCGGGACGCGGTCCGGGTGGACGAGGCGCTGCTCGCGGACGCGGAACCGGTGGGGCGGCTGTACCGGGACCACGCGGCGCGGCAGGACGACGCGCAGCGCGCGGAGGGCGAGGAGGCGGAGGCCGAGGCGGCGGACGCTCGGGCGCGGGTGGCGCTGGCCGGGTTGGTCGAGCCGGTGGGGAGCGGAGCGGCTTCGGGTGGGGCAGCTTCGGGTGGGAGGGCGGCGGGCAGGGGGACGGCGGGCGGCGCACGCGCGGGTGTGGGAGCGGCGGACGCTGAACGTACGGGTGCGGAGGCCGCGGACGGCGCACGCGCGGGGGCGGAGGCCGCGGACGGCGCACGCGCGGATGCGGGGACGACGGACGCCGAACACGCGGATGCGGGGACTACTGACGCAGAGCATGTAGATGCGGAGGCTACTGACGCCGAGCATGTAGATGCAAGGCTTGCAGAAGCTGGGTACGCGGGTGCCGAGCTGGCGGGTGCCGAGCTGGCGGGTGCCGAGCTGGCGGGTGCCGAGCTGGCGGGTGCCGGTCAGGTGAGCGCGGGGCAGGCAGGTGCCTGCCAGGCCCAGGGCGACGCGCGGAGCGTGGCCGAGTTGTTGGCGGGGCTCTGGGTCGGGGACGACCTGGCCGCCGAGCTGGACGTCGCCGCCAAGGCGTTGGACGACGCCGAGGCGCGGGTGGTCGAGCGGGCGCGTGATCTGGAGGGGGTCGAGGAGGGGGTCGAGCCGCTCGACGTGCCCGACGACGCCCTCGCCGACGCGGTCCGGGAGGTCGTCGCGGCGGTCGAGGGGGCCGGGTCGGCGTTCACGGCGCTGCGGCAGGCGCGGCAGGACGAGGCGGACGCCGAGCGGGAGCGGGTCGGGCTGCTGGCCGCGATCGGGTTGCCGCCGGACGCGTTGGACGGGGTCGGGGCGGTGCCGTCGGCCGAGGCGGTGCGGGTCGCGGGCGCCGGCCTGGTGGAGCGGCGCAAGGCGCTCGCGGACGCGGCTCGGCTCGTGGACGAGGGCGAGAAGCGGGTCGCCGCGCTCCTCGCGCAGCTGGAGGACGCCGCCACCGGCGACCTCCCGGCCCCCGGAGCCGTCGACGACGCCCGCGCCGAGCGGGACGCGCTGCTCGCCCGCGCGCTCGGGGCCTGGCTGGCGGGCGCCGCGCCCGCCGACGACCCGGAGCTGCCGGTCGCCCTCGAACGGGCCGTCGCGGGCGCGGACCGGGTCGCCGACCGGGTCGCCGCGCACCGCGAGGAGGCGGGCAGGCGGGCGGTGCTGGTGGCCGACCACCGGCACGAGAGCGCCGGGGTCGAGCGGTGCCGGGCCGCCGTGGCGGTCGCCGCCGAGGCGGAGCGGGACGCCGAACGGGCGTGGACGGCCGTGTGGGCGGGGGTCGCCGCGCCGCTGCCGCAGGACGGGGGCGCGTTCCGGGAGCGGCTCGCCGGGGCGCTGGACGCCTCGGGGCGGGCGCGGGTGGCGCGGGCTCGGGCCGAGGCGCTGCGGCCGGACGTCGAGCGGCAGCGGGAGTACCTCGCCGGGGTGCTCGCCGACGCCGGGCGGCCGAGGCCGGACGCGGACCTGGAGAGCCTGCTGGTCGCCGCCCGCGCGCTGCTGGACGAGCACCGCCAGGCGCAGGCGGACCTGGCCGTGGCCCGCGAGCGGCGGGCCGTGCGGGAGCGGGCGGTGCAGGACCTGGACCGGTTGCGCCAGGTCAGGGACGCCGCGGCAGGCCGCTGGGCGCGGCTGCTGGACGAGGCCGGGCTGGCGGACGTGCCGCCGGTGCGGTGGCAGCGGCGGCGCGAGGTGCTGGAGCGGGCCCGCGAGGAGCACCGGCGGGCCGAGGCGCACCGGTCGGCGGCCTCGGTGCTGCGGCGGAGGTGCGCGGAGTTCGCGGACGAGCTGGCGCGGGTCGCGGCCCGGCACGGGGCGCCCGCCGGGGCGGGCGCGGCCGAGGAGCTGGCCGAGCGGCTGGCCGAGGCGCGCGACGGGGCGGCTCGGGTGCGCGGGCTGGACGAGCGGGTGGATCGGCTGGCCAGGCGGGTGGCGGAGGTCGGGACCGAGCGGGAGCGGTTGACCGCGCTGCTGGACGGGCTGCGGGCCGAGCACGACGACGACCTCGACGCCGCCGCCGCGCGCGGGCGCGAGCTGGTGGAGCTGGCCGAGGCCGACCGGGAGCACCGGGCGGTGATCTCGGCGGCGCTGCCCGACGTGGACGTGGACGACGTGGTGGACGAGGTCGCGGCCACCGACGACGACGCGCTGGCGCTGGCGGCGCGGGCGGCCGAGGCGCGCTACGACGAGGCGGTCTCCCGGCACCAGGAGGTGCGGGACCGGCTGGCCGAGACGCGGGTCGGGCACCAGGAGCTGCTGGCCCGGCCGGGCGCGGCGGAGCTGCACGCGCGGGCCGGGGAGCGGTTGGCCGAGGTCGCGGACCGGGTCGAGGACTACCTGGTGGTGGAGGTGCAGCGGCGGTTGCTGCGGCGGGAGCTGGAGGCGTACGAGCGCAAGCACGCGTCGCCGCTGCTGGAGGCCGCCGGGCGGTTGCTGGAGCGGCTGACCGAGGGGCGGTACGTCGCGCTGCGCACGCACCAGGACCGGTCGGCGGCGCTGGCGGTGGTGGGGGCGGACGAGCGGGAGCGGTCGCCGCAGGAGCTGTCGGAGGGGACCGCCGACCAGGTGTTCCTGGCGCTGCGGCTGGCGGGGATCGCGTCGTTGCAGCGGGAGCGGGCGGCGCGGGGGCTGCCGGTGCTGCCGGTGGTGCTGGACGACGTGCTGATGACGTTCGACGACGCGCGGGCCGGGGCGGCGCTGCGGGTGATGGCCGGGTTGGCGCGGGAGTGGCAGGTGATCGTGCTGAGCCACCACGGGCACCTGCGGGACGTCGCCGCGTCGCTGGGCGAGGGGGTGTCGGTGGCGACGCTGTCGTCGGCCCCGGAGCTGGAGGTGGCGCGCAGCGCCGAGGAGGTGCGGGACGCGGTGCGGCAGGCCGCGCCCGTGGCGGTGGGGGCCGCGCGGGCGGCGGCGCCGAGGGCGGCGAACCTGGCGGCGGTGCGCGAGTGGGCGCGGGCGAACGGGCGGCAGGTCGCGGACCGGGGGCGGATCCCGGCCGACGTGGTGGAGGCCTACGAGCTGGCGCACCGGTAG
- a CDS encoding metallophosphoesterase family protein: MRIVHAADVHLDSPLRGLSRFADDETAHGLRRASRRALENLVHLAVSEGAQALVLAGDVYDGDWPDYATGRFFAQQMDVLHQNRVKVYVVAGNHDAQSVVTKAVRLPDNVTVMATDKAQTAIDDDLGLAVHGQGFAQRAVTENLVLAYPERVRGLVNVGLLHTAVDGAEGHATYAPCTPHDLAQCDYDYFALGHVHQRRVVNDGQRVAAFPGNLQGRHAGETGAKGALVVDVEHDQRARTRFVPLDVARWEHLSVDASGLRTFDEVLDAVDSALDDARASADGRRLVARVTVTGSTRAAGALGRREHFHEQVLALAQRKHITLEKARSRALAPQEVNPADRELLEAILGNRADFAELAEVVRPLQRDFGRHLRGTDLDLDDDAVLERVVGAAVDGLVARLSAEEG; encoded by the coding sequence ATGCGGATCGTGCACGCCGCCGACGTCCACCTCGACAGCCCGCTCCGGGGGCTCTCCCGGTTCGCCGACGACGAGACCGCGCACGGGTTGCGGCGGGCCTCGCGGCGGGCGTTGGAGAACCTCGTGCACCTCGCCGTCAGCGAGGGGGCGCAGGCGCTGGTCCTCGCGGGCGACGTCTACGACGGCGACTGGCCCGACTACGCCACCGGGCGGTTCTTCGCGCAGCAGATGGACGTGCTGCACCAGAACCGCGTCAAGGTGTACGTGGTCGCGGGCAACCACGACGCGCAGAGCGTGGTCACCAAGGCCGTCCGGCTGCCCGACAACGTCACGGTCATGGCCACCGACAAGGCGCAGACCGCCATCGACGACGACCTCGGCCTCGCCGTGCACGGGCAGGGGTTCGCGCAGCGGGCGGTCACCGAGAACCTCGTTCTGGCGTACCCCGAACGGGTCCGCGGGTTGGTGAACGTGGGGCTGCTGCACACCGCCGTCGACGGGGCCGAGGGGCACGCCACCTACGCGCCGTGCACGCCGCACGACCTCGCCCAGTGCGACTACGACTACTTCGCGCTCGGGCACGTGCACCAGCGCCGCGTGGTCAACGACGGGCAGCGGGTGGCCGCGTTCCCCGGCAACCTCCAGGGCAGGCACGCGGGCGAGACCGGCGCGAAGGGCGCGCTGGTCGTGGACGTCGAGCACGACCAGCGGGCGCGGACCCGGTTCGTGCCGCTGGACGTGGCCCGCTGGGAGCACCTGAGCGTGGACGCCAGCGGGCTGCGCACGTTCGACGAGGTGCTCGACGCGGTCGACTCAGCGCTGGACGACGCCCGCGCCTCGGCGGACGGCCGCAGGCTCGTCGCGCGCGTCACGGTCACCGGCAGCACCCGCGCGGCGGGCGCGCTGGGGCGGCGGGAGCACTTCCACGAGCAGGTGCTGGCCCTGGCGCAGCGCAAGCACATCACGCTGGAGAAGGCCCGGTCGCGCGCGCTCGCGCCGCAGGAGGTCAACCCGGCGGACCGGGAGCTGCTGGAGGCGATCCTGGGCAACCGGGCCGACTTCGCCGAGCTGGCCGAGGTGGTGCGCCCGCTGCAGCGCGACTTCGGCCGCCACCTGCGCGGCACCGACCTGGACCTGGACGACGACGCGGTGCTGGAGCGGGTGGTCGGCGCGGCCGTGGACGGGCTGGTCGCGCGGCTGTCGGCGGAGGAGGGCTGA
- a CDS encoding helix-turn-helix transcriptional regulator — protein sequence MDGNALGTFLRARRALVRPEDVRMPASGTRRVAGLRREEVAELAGVSTDYYTRLEQGREKHPSEQVLDALAGVLRLEEDAVAHLRGLARPAPRARRRAVKREQVSTSLLRMLESWPDTPALVLNERFAVLGHNALGRALFAGHEHSDDLVRLVFLDPDASTFYPDWEKIALNTVAGLRASADASGRHDAELVDLVGELSLKSAAFRRLWARHDVRRKSTERKRFNHPLVGALELTYEALTVNSAPGQQLAVYQADPGSRSAEALGLLGSLAASEG from the coding sequence ATGGACGGTAATGCGCTCGGCACCTTCCTGCGCGCGCGGCGCGCCCTGGTGCGACCCGAGGACGTCAGGATGCCCGCGAGCGGCACGCGGCGGGTGGCAGGCCTGAGGCGCGAGGAGGTGGCGGAGCTGGCCGGGGTCAGCACCGACTACTACACGCGGCTGGAGCAGGGGCGGGAGAAGCACCCGTCCGAGCAGGTGCTGGACGCGCTCGCCGGGGTGCTGCGGCTGGAGGAGGACGCGGTGGCGCACCTGCGCGGCCTGGCCCGCCCGGCGCCGCGTGCGCGCAGGAGGGCGGTCAAGCGCGAGCAGGTCAGCACGAGCCTGCTGCGGATGCTGGAGAGCTGGCCGGACACGCCCGCGCTGGTGCTGAACGAGAGGTTCGCGGTGCTGGGGCACAACGCGCTCGGGCGGGCGCTGTTCGCCGGGCACGAGCACAGCGACGACCTGGTGCGGCTGGTGTTCCTGGACCCGGACGCGAGCACGTTCTACCCGGACTGGGAGAAGATCGCGCTGAACACCGTGGCGGGGCTCCGGGCGAGCGCGGACGCGAGCGGGCGGCACGACGCGGAGCTGGTCGACCTGGTGGGCGAGCTGTCGCTCAAGAGCGCGGCGTTCCGGCGGCTGTGGGCGAGGCACGACGTGAGGCGCAAGTCGACCGAGCGCAAGCGCTTCAACCACCCGCTGGTGGGGGCGCTGGAGCTGACGTACGAGGCGCTGACGGTGAACAGCGCGCCGGGGCAGCAGCTGGCGGTGTACCAGGCCGATCCGGGGAGCCGGTCGGCGGAGGCGCTGGGGTTGCTGGGGAGCTTGGCGGCGTCGGAGGGGTAG
- a CDS encoding siderophore-interacting protein, with protein MTTPSPRRQARTRTARVLRTERLSPALVRVVLTDVDGLAEIEHSDSYLKLLFPREGVTYPEPFDIAAIRESTPREQWPHSRTYTVRRWDGAELWIDFVVHGDRGVAGPWALKAQPGDLLRFAGPGGAYTPDPEADWHLLAGDESAWPAIAASLDALPEGARAEVLVEVDGPEDEQPAPVPVRWLHRSAGQRVAAAVRELEFPPGRVHAFVHGEAGMVKELRGHLRLERGIPRADLSISGYWRIGSDEDGWQAGKAEWNRAVEQEQES; from the coding sequence GTGACCACCCCTTCACCCCGCCGTCAGGCCAGGACGAGGACCGCGCGCGTGCTGCGCACCGAGCGCCTCTCGCCCGCGCTGGTCCGCGTCGTGCTGACCGACGTCGACGGCCTCGCCGAGATCGAGCACTCCGACAGCTACCTCAAGCTCCTGTTCCCCCGCGAGGGCGTCACCTACCCGGAGCCGTTCGACATCGCCGCGATCCGCGAGTCCACGCCGCGCGAGCAGTGGCCCCACAGCCGCACCTACACGGTCCGCCGCTGGGACGGCGCCGAGCTGTGGATCGACTTCGTCGTGCACGGCGACCGGGGCGTCGCGGGACCGTGGGCGCTCAAGGCGCAGCCGGGCGACCTGCTGCGCTTCGCGGGCCCCGGCGGCGCGTACACCCCGGACCCCGAGGCCGACTGGCACCTGCTGGCGGGCGACGAGAGCGCCTGGCCCGCGATCGCCGCGTCCCTCGACGCGCTGCCGGAGGGCGCGCGGGCCGAGGTGCTCGTCGAGGTCGACGGCCCCGAGGACGAGCAGCCCGCGCCCGTGCCGGTGCGCTGGCTGCACCGCTCGGCCGGGCAGCGGGTCGCGGCAGCGGTGCGGGAGCTGGAGTTCCCGCCCGGCCGGGTGCACGCGTTCGTGCACGGCGAGGCGGGCATGGTCAAGGAGCTGCGCGGCCACCTCCGGCTGGAGCGCGGCATCCCGCGCGCCGACCTGTCGATCTCCGGCTACTGGCGGATCGGCTCCGACGAGGACGGCTGGCAGGCGGGCAAGGCGGAGTGGAACCGCGCCGTCGAGCAGGAGCAGGAGAGCTGA
- a CDS encoding TetR/AcrR family transcriptional regulator, which yields MDPQLPAARAHVDEAPAEQAPAERLRADARDNRDRILVTAREVFASRGLDAPMTTIARRAGVGVATLYRRFPTKGALVSAAFADTLCECVELVDHALELPDPWDGFCWLLEQVCLKQAEDRGFTAAFLRMFPDAVDDAARDRALERFAGLVERAKAGGRLRADFEMHDLTMALMANSGLVTDSREAAEAASRRLVGYLIQGFAARDPLPPATPLGLEHVVHYGK from the coding sequence GTGGACCCCCAGTTGCCCGCCGCTCGGGCGCACGTGGACGAGGCGCCCGCAGAGCAGGCGCCCGCAGAGCGGTTGCGGGCCGACGCGCGGGACAACCGCGACCGCATCCTGGTCACCGCCCGCGAGGTGTTCGCGAGCCGCGGCCTGGACGCGCCGATGACCACGATCGCCCGGCGCGCGGGGGTCGGCGTCGCGACGCTGTACCGGCGGTTCCCGACCAAGGGCGCGCTGGTGTCGGCGGCGTTCGCGGACACGCTCTGCGAGTGCGTCGAGCTGGTGGATCACGCGTTGGAGCTACCCGATCCGTGGGACGGGTTCTGCTGGCTGCTGGAGCAGGTGTGCCTGAAGCAGGCCGAGGACCGGGGGTTCACGGCGGCGTTCCTGCGGATGTTCCCGGACGCGGTGGACGACGCGGCGCGGGACCGGGCGCTGGAGCGGTTCGCCGGGCTGGTCGAGCGGGCGAAGGCGGGCGGCAGGCTGCGGGCCGACTTCGAGATGCACGACCTGACGATGGCGCTGATGGCCAACAGCGGCCTGGTGACCGACAGCCGGGAGGCGGCCGAGGCGGCGTCGCGGCGGCTGGTGGGCTACCTGATCCAGGGGTTCGCGGCGCGTGACCCGCTGCCGCCCGCCACGCCGCTGGGGTTGGAGCACGTGGTGCACTACGGGAAGTGA
- a CDS encoding NAD(P)-dependent alcohol dehydrogenase, whose amino-acid sequence MRAARYDRYGPPEVLYATTVPRPVAGPGEVLVRVHGSSVNGGETKARAGGIKVITGFRFPQAVGMDFAGEVAGVGAGVDVVAPGDRVWGFLGRTTRGAAAEYVVVRPGLLARAPEGVDLVEASALPGVGTTVITALRDKARLKAGERLLVRGASGGLGSVAVQLGKAFGAHVTALASRANLDFVRELGADEAVDYRTPLGELGAYDVVLDTFGDRPWAWRRLAGPNGRMVAVAFRGVADVAYLAAAPLLPGRPLRFFSGNPGHALFADLTRYVESGAIRPVVDTVHPLERIADAHRALEAGGVRGKHVISLR is encoded by the coding sequence ATGCGCGCGGCCCGGTACGACCGATACGGGCCACCCGAGGTCCTCTACGCGACGACGGTCCCCAGGCCGGTCGCCGGACCGGGGGAGGTGCTCGTGCGGGTGCACGGCTCCAGCGTCAACGGCGGTGAGACCAAGGCCAGGGCGGGCGGGATCAAGGTGATCACCGGCTTCCGCTTCCCGCAGGCGGTCGGCATGGACTTCGCGGGCGAGGTCGCCGGGGTCGGCGCGGGCGTGGACGTGGTCGCGCCCGGCGACCGGGTCTGGGGGTTCCTCGGCCGGACCACCCGCGGGGCCGCCGCCGAGTACGTCGTGGTCCGGCCCGGACTGCTGGCGCGCGCCCCCGAGGGGGTGGACCTGGTCGAGGCGTCCGCGCTGCCCGGCGTCGGCACGACCGTCATCACCGCCCTGCGCGACAAGGCCCGGCTCAAGGCGGGGGAGCGGCTGCTGGTCAGGGGCGCGTCCGGCGGGCTCGGCAGCGTCGCGGTCCAGCTCGGCAAGGCGTTCGGCGCGCACGTGACGGCGCTCGCGTCCCGCGCGAACCTGGACTTCGTGCGGGAGCTGGGCGCGGACGAGGCGGTCGACTACCGCACGCCCCTCGGCGAGCTGGGCGCCTACGACGTCGTGCTCGACACCTTCGGCGACCGCCCGTGGGCGTGGCGGCGGCTGGCAGGCCCGAACGGCCGGATGGTCGCGGTGGCCTTCCGCGGCGTCGCCGACGTCGCGTACCTGGCCGCCGCGCCGCTGCTGCCGGGCAGGCCGCTGAGGTTCTTCAGCGGCAATCCGGGGCACGCCCTGTTCGCCGACCTGACCCGCTACGTGGAGTCCGGCGCGATCCGCCCGGTCGTGGACACCGTTCACCCGCTGGAGCGCATCGCCGACGCCCACCGCGCGCTCGAAGCCGGTGGCGTGCGCGGCAAGCACGTGATCAGCCTGAGGTGA